One window of Acropora palmata chromosome 1, jaAcrPala1.3, whole genome shotgun sequence genomic DNA carries:
- the LOC141881252 gene encoding uncharacterized protein LOC141881252, with the protein MRAANMSCESQSTIVSKLWKDFKAVLIETFRRHCKGFRRLSEPPQMRAAKMFCDSQSPIVSKLRKDFKAVLIKTFRELNDKEEGAVWFYYDKTIPKNMCETFEFLTVLEEAEEISWTNISSLKTALSNIKREDLVDDLENFGIKRNVALLLDAFVRIRKGIPGQNLSENIEAIAGYLANLPDCVLDKSKVRSLRESMKNIEELMIFLEEQIETNLSRPWTDRLALLIIIAGELLCETETKNERETKSEEFASPLPEAVMCCSSEICSKMRTLDEWNQLCHYVKERYNKVYRKDDKSDDAIDVKKIADEIIVTLIPIRLFQEPGNTPFQ; encoded by the exons ATGAGAGCTGCGAATATGTCCTGTGAGTCACAGAGCACGATCGTAAGCAAACTTTGGAAGGATTTTAAGGCTGTCCTTATAGAGACCTTTCGTAGACATTGTAAGGGGTTTCGAAGGTTGTCTGAGCCGCCACAGATGAGAGCTGCGAAAATGTTCTGTGACTCACAGAGCCCGATCGTCAGCAAACTTAGAAAGGATTTCAAGGCTGTCCTTATAAAGACCTTTCGTGAACTAAACGATAAAGAGGAAGGCGCTGTTTGGTTCTATTATGACAAGACTATTCCGAAAAACATGTGTGAAACATTTGAGTTCCTAACCGTGCTAGAAGAAGCCGAGGAGATTTCATGGACAAATATCAGTTCTCTGAAGACAGCGCTGAGTAATATCAAGAGAGAGGACCTTGTCGAtgatttggaaaattttgggataaaaagaaatgttgctcTGCTTCTCGATGCTTTTGTGAGGATCCGGAAGGGCATTCCGGGACAAAATCTCTCTGAAAATATTGAAGCCATCGCTGGGTACCTAGCGAACTTACCTGACTGTGTGTTGGATAAGAGCAAAGTTAGATCATTGAGGGAATCAATGAAGAATATAGAGGAACTTATGATTTTTTTGGAAGAGCAAATCGAAACCAACCTTTCGAGGCCTTGGACTGACAGGTTAGCGCTTCTTATTATCATTGCCGGAGAGCTTTTATGTGAAACCGAAACCAAGAACGAAAGGGAAACCAAAAGCGAAGAGTTTGCGAGCCCGCTGCCGGAAGCTGTGATGTGCTGTTCCTCTGAAATATGCTCGAAAATGAGGACTTTAGACGAATGG AACCAATTGTGCCACTACGTGAAAGAGCGATACAATAAAGTGTATCGTAAAGATGACAAAAGCGACGACGCTATCGACGTAAAGAAAATTGCGGATGAGATTATTGTCACACTCATCCCAATTCGTCTCTTCCAAGAACCAGGAAACACGCCATTCCAATGA